Proteins from a genomic interval of Vreelandella profundi:
- a CDS encoding type II toxin-antitoxin system RelB/DinJ family antitoxin has protein sequence MIQLSATMYDIATHSGVVIMKSEMLSTRIDHDTKVAFTNICDDLGLSPSQALKLFARAVINHGGIPFELKARQPNETTAAAIQELVEGKGQRSKSLDNMLNDLTEGKVVNACP, from the coding sequence ATGATTCAACTAAGTGCTACAATGTATGACATTGCAACACACTCTGGAGTGGTTATCATGAAAAGCGAAATGCTTAGCACACGCATAGATCATGACACAAAAGTCGCATTTACCAACATCTGTGATGACCTCGGGCTAAGTCCATCTCAGGCACTCAAGCTTTTTGCGCGTGCCGTTATAAATCATGGCGGTATACCTTTTGAGCTTAAAGCACGCCAACCAAATGAAACAACGGCGGCTGCAATTCAGGAACTAGTAGAAGGTAAAGGCCAGCGAAGCAAGTCTCTTGATAACATGTTAAATGACTTAACTGAAGGCAAAGTAGTCAATGCTTGTCCTTGA
- a CDS encoding class I SAM-dependent DNA methyltransferase, whose translation MSVNALYTDLSGYYDLMCMDIDYQAQSDAIRRLHQIFGNGGTRHLDLACGTGPHVRHFIDAGYTSSGLDINQPMLDIAAKRCPEADFTLQDMSDFTVDESQDLMTCFLYSIHYNDGIEKLTACIAHAHRALKTGGAFYFNAVDKDKINNDLYVKHTAHHEGDVFTFRSGWHYAGQGDKQSLRLSIEKTSSATSQQWNDEHPMVAFNFATLLALLKPYFDVHVFEHNYETITPWDENSGNAIFVCVKV comes from the coding sequence ATGTCTGTCAACGCGCTCTATACCGACCTTTCTGGCTACTACGACTTGATGTGCATGGATATCGACTACCAAGCACAAAGCGACGCCATTCGTAGGCTTCATCAGATTTTCGGCAACGGCGGTACGCGCCACCTGGATTTAGCCTGTGGTACCGGCCCACATGTACGCCATTTTATTGATGCGGGCTACACCAGCAGCGGCCTTGATATCAATCAACCCATGCTGGATATCGCCGCCAAGCGCTGCCCAGAAGCAGATTTCACACTGCAGGATATGAGCGACTTCACGGTTGATGAATCTCAGGACTTAATGACGTGTTTTTTATATTCAATTCATTACAACGATGGGATTGAAAAGCTCACAGCGTGTATTGCTCACGCCCACCGTGCCTTAAAAACGGGCGGCGCTTTTTATTTTAATGCGGTTGATAAAGACAAAATTAATAACGATTTATATGTTAAGCACACTGCCCACCATGAAGGCGATGTGTTCACGTTTCGTTCTGGGTGGCACTACGCAGGCCAAGGAGATAAGCAATCGCTTCGGCTCAGCATTGAAAAAACCAGCAGTGCAACGTCTCAGCAATGGAACGATGAGCATCCGATGGTGGCGTTCAACTTTGCAACATTATTAGCGCTGTTGAAGCCATACTTTGACGTTCACGTCTTTGAACATAACTACGAGACCATTACTCCTTGGGACGAAAACTCAGGAAATGCGATTTTCGTCTGCGTCAAAGTGTAA
- a CDS encoding type II toxin-antitoxin system YafQ family toxin — MLVLEYSAQFKKDFKKIAKMPIPEILEVGDIISKLQRGESLSLKNVDHPLSGNWLGFRDCHIKPDLVLIYRIDNSTLQLARIGSHSEVF; from the coding sequence ATGCTTGTCCTTGAATATTCAGCTCAATTTAAAAAAGATTTCAAAAAAATTGCTAAAATGCCGATTCCTGAAATTTTGGAAGTTGGGGATATCATCTCCAAGCTTCAGCGCGGCGAATCACTCTCGCTAAAAAATGTTGACCATCCTCTGAGTGGAAATTGGCTCGGCTTTAGAGATTGCCACATCAAGCCAGATCTCGTTTTAATCTACCGAATTGATAATAGTACCCTGCAACTTGCTCGAATTGGCTCTCATAGCGAAGTTTTCTAG
- a CDS encoding YqaA family protein, producing the protein MANKSNRTKQWFERINGSKNMLWLLATLSFLETIILPIPIELVLIPLMAANKQRIWLLAAVTTAGCLIAAIVGYSVGMLLFQSLGTWFIEFMGMEQSYQAFQTFFDQYGFVAILAIGILPIPFQVAMITAGLSGYPILLFVLAALIARGLRYFGLAWLVHRFGHRVLALWKRHALITSLVVGLIVLALGLGMQLLAGLII; encoded by the coding sequence ATGGCTAACAAATCCAATAGAACGAAACAGTGGTTTGAGCGCATCAATGGCTCGAAAAATATGCTGTGGTTACTCGCTACCCTTTCCTTTCTGGAAACCATCATTCTGCCCATTCCTATTGAGCTGGTGCTGATTCCCCTGATGGCGGCCAATAAGCAGCGGATCTGGCTGCTGGCCGCGGTGACTACGGCAGGGTGCCTCATTGCCGCTATTGTTGGCTATAGCGTTGGCATGCTGTTATTTCAGTCGCTGGGCACTTGGTTTATTGAATTTATGGGGATGGAACAAAGCTATCAGGCATTCCAGACCTTTTTCGACCAATACGGCTTTGTCGCCATCTTAGCTATCGGCATTCTACCCATTCCCTTTCAGGTAGCGATGATCACCGCGGGGCTTTCAGGCTACCCCATTCTGCTCTTCGTACTGGCGGCGTTAATTGCTCGGGGCCTACGTTATTTTGGCCTTGCTTGGTTGGTTCATCGTTTTGGCCACCGGGTACTGGCGCTTTGGAAGCGCCATGCGCTGATAACAAGCCTGGTGGTCGGTCTCATCGTGCTGGCATTAGGGCTAGGCATGCAGCTTTTAGCGGGATTGATCATCTAG
- a CDS encoding DUF1456 family protein has product MTNNDILRRIRYAFDFKDSTMIKIFALADFEASEEQVSSWLKKEEDEAFLNMRAKELAAFLNGFISFKRGKRDGPQPKLEDHLNNNMVFQKLRIALNLQADDIAAIFELADFSLSNHELSAFFRKPSHKNYRECKDQVLRNFLLGIQRQQRPNQSDIEA; this is encoded by the coding sequence TTGACCAATAATGATATTTTGCGCCGTATACGGTACGCCTTTGATTTTAAAGATAGCACTATGATTAAAATCTTCGCCTTGGCAGATTTTGAGGCCAGCGAAGAGCAAGTGTCTTCTTGGTTGAAAAAGGAAGAGGATGAGGCCTTTCTCAATATGAGAGCCAAAGAGTTAGCCGCATTTCTCAATGGTTTTATTAGCTTCAAACGTGGTAAGCGTGATGGTCCGCAACCCAAGCTAGAAGATCATTTGAATAATAATATGGTGTTTCAGAAGCTGAGAATTGCGTTGAATTTACAAGCAGATGATATCGCTGCTATTTTTGAGCTGGCAGATTTCAGTTTAAGTAATCACGAGCTGAGCGCATTTTTCCGCAAGCCCAGCCATAAGAATTATCGAGAGTGCAAGGATCAGGTGCTGCGCAATTTTTTACTCGGCATTCAGCGTCAGCAGCGGCCTAATCAGAGTGATATCGAGGCCTGA
- a CDS encoding DUF1206 domain-containing protein, whose product MANSMNNPDHRDAITLFARMGYAARGIVYVLVGGLAALAAFGQGGQTEGSRGALERVLTAPFGKVLLGIIAVGLVGYAMWRTIQAVKDADHHGNDVKGLAIRSGLMVSAVTHILLAFFAATLIFQFGGSSGGSEGGSQGMAGWLMQQPFGRWLVGAVGLVLIGAGVAHAIKGYKAKFHKHFDMPIKTQRWAYPICRFGLVTRGIVFAILGSLFLLAAYHINPSQAGGTAEVFSTLRSQAYGQWLLAIVAVGLFAFGLYSILAAIYRKINPEM is encoded by the coding sequence ATGGCCAACAGTATGAACAACCCAGATCACCGTGATGCGATTACCCTTTTCGCGCGTATGGGCTACGCTGCTAGGGGGATCGTGTACGTATTAGTGGGCGGGCTTGCTGCCCTAGCAGCGTTTGGTCAAGGCGGCCAAACAGAAGGCAGCCGCGGTGCATTAGAGCGTGTATTAACCGCCCCCTTCGGAAAAGTGCTGCTAGGCATTATTGCAGTGGGTTTGGTCGGCTACGCGATGTGGCGAACCATTCAAGCGGTTAAAGACGCTGACCACCATGGCAACGACGTCAAAGGACTAGCTATCCGCTCAGGCCTAATGGTGAGTGCCGTTACGCACATTTTGCTGGCGTTTTTTGCCGCCACCCTTATCTTCCAATTTGGCGGCTCTTCTGGAGGTTCCGAGGGTGGCTCGCAGGGCATGGCGGGCTGGCTGATGCAGCAACCCTTTGGCCGCTGGCTGGTAGGAGCCGTTGGTCTTGTATTGATTGGTGCAGGCGTTGCTCACGCGATCAAAGGCTATAAAGCCAAGTTTCACAAGCATTTCGATATGCCGATAAAAACACAGCGCTGGGCCTACCCTATCTGTCGTTTCGGTTTAGTGACTCGTGGGATTGTATTTGCCATTTTAGGAAGCCTCTTTCTACTTGCTGCTTATCATATTAATCCCAGCCAGGCAGGCGGAACGGCTGAAGTATTTAGCACGCTGCGCAGTCAAGCATACGGACAATGGCTGCTGGCGATTGTTGCTGTTGGGCTATTTGCGTTTGGCTTATACAGCATATTAGCGGCTATTTATCGCAAAATTAATCCCGAGATGTAG
- a CDS encoding tetratricopeptide repeat protein: protein MINTKIYKSVYELAEKLMRAADKDDREAFESLYAELKAICTENENTDKDHPEQWETLADFTEELDDALCVYDKALEKAVAINSKDHMSSIGFSMATLQVELGQKDAAIKNLQAAKLNANKIEDNDLKEEIDKLLATLTAA, encoded by the coding sequence ATGATTAATACCAAAATATACAAGTCTGTCTATGAGTTGGCTGAAAAGCTAATGAGGGCGGCTGATAAAGATGATAGAGAAGCATTTGAGTCACTCTATGCAGAGTTGAAGGCTATATGCACCGAGAACGAAAACACCGATAAAGACCACCCTGAACAGTGGGAAACGCTGGCTGACTTTACAGAAGAGTTAGACGATGCGCTGTGTGTCTATGACAAAGCGCTAGAGAAAGCGGTCGCTATTAACTCGAAAGACCACATGTCATCCATCGGTTTTTCAATGGCGACATTGCAAGTTGAGCTAGGTCAAAAAGATGCGGCTATCAAGAATCTTCAAGCGGCAAAACTGAATGCGAATAAGATTGAAGATAATGATTTGAAAGAAGAAATAGATAAATTGCTGGCAACGCTAACGGCTGCCTAA
- a CDS encoding AraC family transcriptional regulator, protein MSTLSSSILTPNTMFSSTDSSPRFWRDARMPYVELRHISDARQICYAPHSHSHWSLGAVTAGRSTFCYRDASYRIQAGDMVMMNPHWVHACNPIESQPWAYLMLYIDAEWLSQLRYQLGLLDAPEWQDISTAVVTQPNLYTEYCDMAACLLDDQQAIGDKQMVLRECLSLMMQALAQDPPVILPQVSCELEKIAAYLRVNCATDISLERLCQQSGYSAGHLIRTFKQHFGLTPHAYLINQRIQMGQQALKQGQPIVEAALNAGFNDQPHFQRTFKRLVAATPNQYRHSSSK, encoded by the coding sequence ATGAGTACACTTTCGTCATCGATACTTACACCCAATACGATGTTCTCCAGTACTGACTCGTCACCTAGATTCTGGCGCGATGCTCGCATGCCTTATGTGGAACTACGTCATATTAGTGATGCGCGGCAAATTTGCTATGCCCCTCACAGCCATTCGCATTGGTCGCTCGGGGCCGTTACCGCAGGGCGTAGCACGTTTTGCTATCGTGACGCATCTTACCGGATTCAAGCGGGCGACATGGTTATGATGAACCCCCACTGGGTGCACGCCTGTAATCCTATTGAGAGCCAGCCATGGGCCTATTTGATGCTCTATATCGACGCCGAATGGTTGAGCCAGCTGCGTTATCAACTAGGTTTACTCGACGCGCCTGAATGGCAAGACATATCGACGGCCGTGGTGACTCAGCCAAATCTCTATACAGAGTATTGCGATATGGCAGCATGCTTACTGGATGATCAGCAAGCTATTGGCGATAAGCAAATGGTGCTGAGGGAGTGCCTATCTCTGATGATGCAGGCGCTTGCCCAAGATCCCCCTGTGATATTGCCCCAAGTGTCTTGTGAACTGGAAAAAATTGCTGCCTACTTGCGCGTAAATTGCGCCACTGATATTTCGCTTGAACGCTTATGCCAGCAGTCTGGCTACAGCGCTGGGCACCTGATTCGCACTTTTAAACAACATTTTGGCTTGACCCCACATGCCTATTTGATAAATCAGCGTATTCAGATGGGGCAACAGGCGCTTAAGCAAGGGCAGCCTATCGTTGAGGCCGCACTTAATGCAGGATTTAACGATCAGCCACACTTTCAAAGAACGTTTAAGCGGTTAGTTGCGGCTACGCCGAACCAGTATCGCCATTCATCAAGCAAGTAG
- a CDS encoding VOC family protein: MAKDIGFTHIALSASNLDSSIAFYRRYANMSVMHERIDEEAGKRVVWLSDKTRPFVLVLVQNSQPVPILGPFAHLGVGCESRRAVDDLCDRARHEGILSKEATDSGDPVGYWAFINDPDGHILEISYGQEIGLAVEASEA; encoded by the coding sequence ATGGCAAAAGATATTGGCTTTACCCACATTGCATTATCAGCGAGTAACTTGGATAGCAGCATTGCGTTTTATCGGCGCTACGCCAACATGTCAGTCATGCACGAGCGAATCGATGAGGAAGCCGGCAAACGCGTTGTCTGGTTGTCAGATAAAACGCGCCCATTTGTCCTCGTTCTCGTCCAAAATAGCCAGCCGGTTCCTATTTTAGGGCCTTTTGCTCATTTGGGTGTGGGGTGTGAAAGTCGACGCGCAGTGGATGACCTATGCGACCGTGCTAGGCATGAAGGTATTTTATCCAAAGAAGCGACTGATTCAGGCGATCCGGTTGGATATTGGGCATTTATCAATGACCCTGATGGTCATATTCTAGAGATATCCTATGGACAAGAAATTGGTTTAGCAGTGGAAGCCTCGGAAGCTTAA
- a CDS encoding DHCW motif cupin fold protein, whose amino-acid sequence MNIKDLPFGITDWAEIEKTEHSGEQGVAYWRTQHFGDMRVRMVEYSPGYLADHWCVKGHILLCLEGELHTELKDGRQFVLSPGMSYQVADNAEPHRSSTQQGAKLFIVD is encoded by the coding sequence ATGAACATTAAAGACCTACCTTTTGGGATTACTGACTGGGCTGAGATTGAGAAGACCGAGCATTCAGGTGAGCAAGGAGTGGCTTACTGGCGCACTCAGCACTTTGGCGATATGCGGGTTCGTATGGTCGAGTATAGCCCCGGCTATTTGGCCGACCACTGGTGTGTAAAGGGCCACATATTGCTTTGCTTGGAAGGCGAGCTCCACACCGAATTAAAAGATGGCCGCCAGTTCGTACTCAGCCCTGGTATGAGCTATCAGGTCGCTGATAATGCGGAGCCTCATCGCTCCTCTACCCAGCAGGGCGCCAAGCTATTCATTGTAGATTAA
- the rho gene encoding transcription termination factor Rho, which translates to MARKTLGLKAKKQIDAKPADEVEDQFSNDPEQRFLNGVAIHPSPRIYLAPGSQERTVRAMDLITPIGMGQRGLIVAPPGSGKTTMLKHICQAVAEAHPDIKLYALLIDERPEEVTDFKRSVSAEVHASSSDETYTHHVRMADKLLETARKQAGEGHDVMIVIDSLTRLSRVHNAEQRGNGRTMSGGLDSRAMEIPRKLFGAARKIENGGSLTILATVLVDTGSRMDQVIFEEFKGTGNMELVLSRDVANQRIFPAINIAKSSTRREELLIDEKDIEKVRTLRRGLTALKPVEGAQKLLALLEKYPTNAELLDAFTSD; encoded by the coding sequence ATGGCTAGAAAAACATTAGGTTTGAAGGCGAAAAAACAGATAGACGCTAAGCCTGCCGACGAAGTGGAAGATCAATTCTCTAATGATCCCGAACAGCGGTTTTTAAATGGCGTCGCTATTCATCCTTCCCCGCGTATTTATTTAGCGCCTGGCTCTCAAGAGCGTACTGTGCGGGCGATGGATTTAATTACGCCCATAGGGATGGGGCAGCGTGGGTTGATTGTTGCACCGCCGGGCTCTGGCAAAACGACGATGCTAAAACATATCTGTCAGGCCGTTGCTGAGGCTCATCCTGACATAAAGCTGTATGCCTTGCTGATTGATGAGCGCCCTGAAGAAGTGACCGATTTTAAGCGCAGTGTGTCGGCAGAGGTTCATGCATCGTCTTCAGACGAAACCTACACACACCATGTGCGTATGGCAGATAAACTCCTTGAAACGGCGCGTAAGCAAGCGGGGGAGGGGCATGATGTGATGATTGTGATTGACTCACTTACGCGACTCTCGCGCGTTCATAATGCCGAGCAGCGGGGCAATGGCCGTACGATGTCGGGTGGGCTGGATTCCCGCGCGATGGAAATACCCCGCAAGCTGTTTGGCGCCGCGAGAAAGATCGAAAACGGCGGGTCGCTCACGATTCTGGCTACCGTGCTGGTAGATACCGGAAGCCGTATGGATCAGGTGATTTTCGAGGAGTTCAAGGGCACGGGCAACATGGAACTCGTGTTATCTCGCGACGTGGCCAATCAACGGATTTTCCCTGCGATAAATATTGCCAAAAGCAGTACCCGTCGTGAAGAGCTTTTGATTGATGAAAAAGATATTGAAAAAGTACGCACATTGCGCAGAGGTTTGACAGCACTTAAGCCAGTAGAAGGCGCGCAGAAGTTGCTTGCATTATTGGAGAAATATCCGACTAATGCGGAACTACTAGATGCGTTTACATCCGACTAG
- a CDS encoding DUF4019 domain-containing protein, with the protein MPKTLIAIIATLLFCLPTQAYSQIEAAEAAALAWLEAIDRGEYEQAWEASSTLLQVPLSPNMLARTINAARRDFGAMQSRRRVRVISETSMPGAPLGDLKVFTFQTRFENHPQITETITPHLDGDAWKVSGYYVN; encoded by the coding sequence ATGCCTAAAACACTAATCGCCATTATTGCGACCTTGCTTTTCTGTTTGCCCACTCAGGCTTATTCACAGATAGAGGCAGCGGAGGCCGCAGCGTTGGCATGGCTAGAGGCGATTGACAGAGGCGAATATGAACAAGCCTGGGAAGCGTCTTCTACGCTGCTTCAGGTGCCGCTTTCGCCGAACATGTTAGCGCGCACTATTAACGCCGCCCGGCGTGATTTTGGTGCGATGCAGTCGCGCAGGCGTGTGCGAGTGATCAGTGAGACCTCGATGCCTGGCGCACCGCTAGGCGATCTAAAGGTATTCACTTTCCAAACGCGTTTTGAAAATCATCCACAAATCACGGAAACGATTACGCCGCACCTGGATGGCGATGCCTGGAAGGTCAGCGGTTATTATGTGAATTAA
- a CDS encoding DEAD/DEAH box helicase: protein MSFAKLGLSSPLVQAITELGYKAPTPIQEQAIPVILSGQDLIATAQTGTGKTAAFVLPLLERFSNAGTLRGKRIRALILVPTRELAVQVEANVAQYAKHTHLTSMAMYGGVDTEAQKERLIAGVDILVATPGRLLDLAHQRALHFDELKVMVLDEADRMVDMGFVDDIKKIIDRLPENRQNLLFSATMTGDVRALAYGFSDSKMTDLAADISITPNVRAAANIKQWLITVDKDTKSALLSHLITENKWDQALIFVEKKHNAAKLVAQLEKRGIIADSIHGGRSQAMREQVLAQFKSGELKYLIATGVAARGLDIDELSRVVNYDLPFQPEDYIHRIGRTGRAGASGEAISLVDISDFKNLCAIERRLNAIIERKEVEGFPVKKAVPASNLNYKKK, encoded by the coding sequence ATGTCATTTGCAAAACTAGGCTTATCCAGTCCGCTTGTTCAAGCGATTACCGAACTCGGATACAAAGCGCCAACGCCCATCCAGGAACAGGCGATTCCTGTCATTCTTTCGGGTCAAGACTTAATCGCCACCGCACAAACGGGAACAGGCAAAACCGCTGCCTTTGTTCTGCCTCTGCTAGAACGATTCAGTAACGCGGGAACGTTACGCGGCAAACGCATACGTGCGCTGATTCTTGTGCCGACCCGTGAGTTAGCGGTTCAGGTTGAAGCCAATGTGGCTCAATACGCTAAACACACGCACTTAACGTCTATGGCGATGTATGGCGGTGTAGACACCGAAGCTCAAAAAGAGCGCCTAATCGCTGGCGTGGATATTCTGGTTGCCACGCCGGGCCGATTGCTGGATTTGGCGCATCAGCGGGCGCTGCACTTTGATGAGCTAAAAGTCATGGTGTTGGACGAGGCGGACAGAATGGTCGACATGGGTTTTGTCGATGACATCAAAAAAATCATCGACCGCCTGCCTGAAAATCGTCAGAACTTGCTGTTTTCGGCCACCATGACTGGCGACGTTCGGGCGCTGGCCTACGGCTTTTCAGATAGCAAAATGACCGACCTGGCGGCGGATATCTCCATTACGCCCAACGTTCGCGCCGCCGCCAATATCAAGCAATGGCTCATCACGGTAGATAAGGACACCAAGTCCGCACTGTTGAGTCACTTGATCACCGAGAACAAGTGGGATCAGGCGCTTATCTTTGTCGAGAAAAAACACAATGCCGCCAAGCTGGTGGCGCAACTGGAAAAACGCGGCATCATCGCGGACTCCATTCACGGCGGCAGAAGCCAGGCCATGCGCGAGCAGGTCTTGGCTCAGTTCAAATCCGGCGAACTCAAGTACTTGATTGCCACCGGAGTGGCCGCTCGTGGTCTGGATATTGACGAACTGAGCCGCGTGGTGAATTACGATTTACCGTTCCAGCCAGAAGATTACATCCACCGCATTGGCCGAACCGGTCGTGCGGGCGCCTCGGGTGAAGCTATATCTTTGGTCGATATCAGTGACTTCAAGAATTTGTGTGCCATTGAAAGGCGATTAAACGCAATCATCGAGCGCAAGGAAGTCGAAGGCTTCCCGGTTAAGAAGGCCGTGCCCGCTTCAAACTTGAATTATAAAAAGAAGTAA
- a CDS encoding LysE family translocator, whose product MSTSLLLPIMLPMSAFALAASISPGPVNIVCLSSGTHYPIAQGLNFVTGATLGFIALFLCIGAGLYSLLNVLPLLEAFLRWAGLLFLLYLSYQLLQHDGRLQERSADNAPGFIAGAVMQWLNPKAWLASAAGIAAYTSGSEPYQLWLFAALYLPICWLSLASWVYAGAFLKRYIHRPFILLTTNRILAGCLAASALFLLFN is encoded by the coding sequence TAATGCTACCCATGTCGGCCTTTGCACTTGCTGCTTCTATTTCACCAGGGCCGGTGAATATCGTTTGCCTGAGCAGCGGCACGCACTACCCCATCGCTCAAGGGCTGAATTTTGTGACAGGCGCTACGCTGGGGTTTATTGCACTCTTTTTATGTATCGGTGCAGGGCTTTATTCACTTTTGAATGTGCTGCCACTGCTGGAAGCATTTTTACGTTGGGCAGGCTTGCTGTTTTTACTTTATCTCAGCTATCAACTGTTACAGCACGATGGCCGCTTGCAGGAAAGAAGCGCCGATAATGCTCCGGGCTTTATTGCGGGCGCCGTGATGCAGTGGCTCAATCCCAAAGCATGGCTAGCATCTGCCGCAGGCATTGCCGCTTATACCAGCGGTAGCGAGCCTTACCAACTATGGCTCTTCGCTGCCCTCTACCTACCTATTTGCTGGCTATCGCTTGCCAGCTGGGTATATGCCGGTGCCTTTCTCAAACGCTACATTCACCGTCCGTTCATTCTGCTAACAACTAACCGCATATTGGCGGGCTGCTTAGCTGCAAGCGCGCTATTTCTATTGTTTAACTAA
- a CDS encoding VOC family protein: MYLEHVNLVVANMDAMLDFYRAAFPHWQIRDEGQGEWYGKPRKWVHFGDDRHYLALSDHGEGANRDLTGHSVGLAHFAYVTDNLDAAVARLNNAGFAIAKPGATEPFRKNVYFVDPAGFEVEFVEYLSDIPAERNLNRDAL, translated from the coding sequence ATGTACTTAGAGCACGTTAACCTGGTCGTTGCGAATATGGATGCCATGCTGGACTTTTACCGCGCCGCTTTCCCACACTGGCAGATACGCGATGAGGGCCAAGGCGAGTGGTACGGCAAGCCGCGCAAATGGGTGCACTTCGGTGACGATAGACATTACCTAGCATTAAGCGACCATGGCGAAGGAGCGAATCGCGATTTGACGGGGCATAGCGTCGGCTTAGCGCATTTTGCCTATGTGACCGATAACCTGGATGCCGCTGTTGCCCGGTTAAATAACGCGGGTTTTGCCATTGCCAAACCCGGCGCGACAGAGCCGTTTCGCAAAAACGTTTATTTTGTCGACCCGGCAGGTTTTGAAGTCGAGTTTGTCGAGTACCTGAGTGACATCCCGGCGGAGCGCAATTTAAATCGTGATGCGTTGTAG
- the cobF gene encoding precorrin-6A synthase (deacetylating), with translation MITLSLIGIGTGNPDHVTLAAVRALNSANVVLLPRKGEAKSDLLDLRRLLCEQLLDSATQTNIVEFDLPVRDAQRHYLSAVDEWHSAIARVWAQLMDKHLPNGGRVGMLVWGDPSLYDSSLRIAQRLTDSGRAVEVKVVPGITSLQVLTAEHKIPLNALAEPVQITTGRRLRERGWPSDAATVAVMLDSGGAFTTLPQEDTYIWWGAYLGMDKQCLIKGPLSEVNDEIIERRAALREAHGWIMDIYLLAKHPLL, from the coding sequence ATGATCACGCTTTCACTAATTGGTATCGGTACTGGCAACCCTGATCACGTTACCTTAGCCGCGGTGCGTGCGCTTAACAGCGCCAATGTGGTTCTGCTGCCGCGCAAGGGCGAGGCAAAATCAGATCTGCTCGACTTGCGTCGGTTGCTGTGCGAACAGCTGCTTGATAGCGCTACTCAAACCAACATCGTGGAGTTTGATTTACCCGTCCGCGATGCGCAGCGCCACTACCTAAGCGCGGTAGACGAGTGGCATAGCGCCATTGCGCGGGTGTGGGCACAGCTTATGGATAAGCATCTACCCAACGGCGGCCGGGTGGGCATGTTGGTGTGGGGCGATCCTTCGCTTTATGACAGCAGCCTGCGTATTGCCCAGCGCTTGACCGATAGTGGCCGCGCCGTTGAGGTCAAGGTAGTGCCCGGCATCACCAGCCTGCAAGTGCTCACCGCCGAGCACAAAATTCCCCTCAACGCGCTCGCCGAGCCAGTTCAAATAACCACCGGCCGCCGCCTACGCGAACGCGGCTGGCCAAGCGATGCCGCCACCGTTGCCGTCATGCTCGACAGCGGCGGGGCGTTCACCACGCTTCCGCAAGAAGATACTTACATCTGGTGGGGCGCTTACCTGGGGATGGACAAGCAATGCTTGATCAAAGGCCCGCTAAGCGAAGTAAACGATGAGATTATTGAGCGCCGCGCCGCGCTGCGTGAAGCACATGGCTGGATTATGGATATCTATCTGCTGGCCAAACACCCGCTACTGTAA
- a CDS encoding YtoQ family protein: MSFYVYLSGEIHTEWRDEIQRGAEAAGLDIVFTAPVTDHDASDAAGDHLGEQSNQFWRDHQSSKVNAIRTRTLIEQSDLVVVRFGDKYKQWNAAFDAGYCAALAKPYITLHSDDIVHPLKEVDAGAQAWCTTTEQVVETLKYVLKA; the protein is encoded by the coding sequence ATGAGCTTTTACGTTTACCTATCCGGCGAGATCCACACCGAATGGCGCGATGAAATCCAGCGTGGCGCTGAAGCCGCAGGCTTGGATATCGTCTTCACCGCCCCGGTCACCGACCACGACGCCAGTGACGCCGCAGGCGATCACCTGGGCGAGCAGAGCAATCAGTTTTGGCGCGACCACCAGTCGTCTAAAGTCAACGCTATACGTACTCGCACTTTGATTGAGCAAAGCGATTTAGTCGTGGTGCGTTTTGGCGACAAGTACAAGCAGTGGAACGCCGCCTTTGATGCAGGCTACTGTGCAGCCCTCGCCAAGCCCTACATCACGCTACACAGCGATGACATCGTTCACCCGCTGAAAGAGGTGGATGCCGGTGCGCAAGCCTGGTGTACTACTACTGAGCAAGTAGTGGAAACCCTCAAGTACGTGCTGAAAGCTTAA